From the genome of Arthrobacter russicus:
GCGCGGCAGGATCGCGATGCCGGCAGCCTGGGACCATTTGGGCGTGCCGAGGCCGGAGGGCATGCCGGCCGAATCGGAGCAGGTGCTCTTCGACGCTTCCGAGTTCGGTTCCTCGATCGCCGATCCGACGCAAGAATGGTTCACCGAGCGCTGATTCGGTTGGTTCAACGCAAATCCATGGAAATCTGGCTTAGACTGGTATGACGCTTGGCACATTTTTCGGTGTGCGGAGTCCTTTTGCTGGTTCTAAGAATGGATTTTTTGCTGTGGATTTCTCCATGATCATCCTGTTGGTGCTCTTTGCCGTCGTCATCTTCTTCATGTTCCGACGTAGTCGGGCGCAGCAGAAGGCGCAGCAGGAACAGCAGGCCAAGATGCTCCCGGGCGTAGAGGTGATGACCAGTTTCGGTTTGTTCGGAACCGTCCAGTCGATCGACGCCGAAGACAACAAAGTGGTTCTGGAAATCTCACCGGGCACCACCGCCACGGTGCACCGCCAAGCCGTCACCAAGATCATCACCCCGGCCGAGACCGTCGAGGAGACCCCGATGGTCCCGGACGATGCGTCCTCGCTGACCGGCCCGGTGCAGGCGGCAGCAGAGCCCGGCGAAGCCAAAGACGTCGCTTCGACGGAAACCGCCGAAGAAACACTTGCTCGGCTGAACAAAGAAAACAACAAGGAGCAGTAACATCCTCAATAGTGCTGCCGCCCAAGCATGAGCCTGGGCGGCGCAACTATGTCAGCCCCGTGCCCAGCGCGTCAGGGCAAGCACGAGAAGGAACCGAGAAACTCATATGGCACGAAAAGGCCCCGCATCAGAAGCCCGCAAGATCCTCTTGTGGCTCGGTGCACTTACCGTGATTCTGGCGTTGCTGCTCACCGGCGGCACGCTGTGGTGGGGCGCCAACCCGGCGCCGAAATTGGCTCTCGACCTCGAGGGCGGCACCCAGATGATCCTGGCGCCGAAGGTCGAAGGCGGCACCTCGATCAATGACGATCAACTGAACCAAGCCGTCTCGATCATCCGGCAACGGGTTGATGGAACCGGCGTCGCGGAAGCCCAGATCAGCACCAGCGGCACGAATGTGGTCGTGGCCCTTCCCGGCAATCCCAGCAATGAGACCCGGGACCTGATCAAAGCCTCGGCGAATATGGCGTTCCGGCCGGTCATCGCATCGGCGCCTGGCCAAGCCACTCCGGCGGATCAGATCCAGCCGACGCCGGCACCCACCGCGGCTCCGACCAACCCCAGCGACTCGAACTGGGTCACTCCGGACATCGGGCAGAAATTCCAGGCCTTCTCCTGTCTGCCTCCGGTCTCCGAGCCGGACACCGGAGCAGATCCGAGCAAGCCGATGGTGGCCTGCGATCTGAGCAACGGGTTCAAATACATCCTGGGACCGGTAGAAGTCCCCGGCAGCGACATTTCCGACGCCAGCTACGGGCTGCAGCAGGGCGCGCAGGGGGCCACCACCAACAAGTGGGCGGTGAACTTGGCTTTCAATGGCGAAGGCAGCACCAAGTTCCGCGAAGTCACCACCCGGTTGAACGGCTATTACACGGTCAACCCGCAGGATCCGAAGTCGCAATTCGCGATCGTGCTCGACGGCCAAGTGGTTTCCGCGCCGACCTCGCAAGCCGTGATCACCGACGGCAGGTCGCAGATCACCGGAAACTTCAACGAAGCCTCGTCCAAATCCTTGGCGGACAAGCTCAAATTCGGCGCCTTGCCGATCAGCTTCGACATCCAGAGCGAACAGCAGGTTTCCGCGACCCTGGGCACCCAGCAATTGGAAATGGGTTTGCTCGCCGGGTTGATCGGCTTGGCCCTGGTCGTGGTTTACTCGCTGTTCCAATACCGCGCCTTGGGCTTGGTGACCGTCGCCTCGCTGATCGTCGCCGGGGTTTTGACCTATCTGGCGATCGCATTGCTCGGCTGGTCGCAGAACTACCGGCTATCCTTGGCCGGCGTCGCCGGTTTGATCGTGGCGATCGGCCAGACTGCCGACTCGTTCATCGTCTACTTCGAACGAATACGCGACGAGTTGCGGGAAGGCCGCGGTTTGATCGCTGCGGTGGAGAACGGCTGGAAGCGGGCCCGGCGTACCGTGCTGGCTTCCAAGGCCGTGAACTTGCTGGCCGCCGTGGTGCTCTACTTCGTCGCGGTCGGCAATGTCCGTGGCTTCGCCTTCACGCTCGGCCTGACGGCGGTCGCGGACTTGATCGTGGTCTTCATGTTCACCCACCCAACACTGCAGCTTTTGGCCCGGCGGAAGTTCTTCAGCGAGGGCCATCGGTTCTCCGGACTTTCCCCGGACCGCTTGGGCGCGGTTCCGTTATACCGCGGTGCCGGCCGGTTCCGGACCCCGGACGATCGGCCGGCAGTCGCCAAGAAGAACATCGGCGCTGTGGCGGAAGCGGAACGCCGGCAAACCATCGCGGAACGCAAGCTCGCCGAACGGACCAAGGCGAACGACGCGTCTCAGGACCAAGCCACGGAGGGACCTGACAGCAAGGTTTCCGTGAAGGCAGCAAAGGACCAGGACTAATGGCCAAGTTCATCAATTTCGCCACCTTCGGCAACGAACTCTATACCGGCAAGCGTTCTTACGACTTCGTCGGCAAGCGCAAGATCTGGTTCAGCATCGCTGCGGTCATGGTGATCCTGTCGATCGCGGTCCCGCTCATCAAGGGCGGATTCAACCTCGGCATCGATTTCCGCGGTGGCAGCGAATTCACCATCACCAATGTGACCGACACCAGCACCGCGATCGGCGAGAAGGCGGTCACCGACGTGATCTCCGGTCAGTTGCCGAGGGTGTCGAAACTCGCCGGCAACACCATGCAGGTGCAGACCGAGAAGCTCAGCGACGACGAGACGATCAAGGTCAAGGAATCGCTCGCCAAGGAATACGGCGTGAACCAGGACCAAGTGGCCTCGAACTTCGTGGGACCCACCTGGGGGGCCGACGTCACGAACCAGGCGCTGATCGGCTTGATCGTGTTCGTGCTGCTCGCCACGATCCTGATGGCTTTGTACTTCCGGACCTGGAAGATGTCGCTGGCCGCGATCGCCGGGATGCTGTTCGTGCAAATCACCACGGCCGGGATCTACTCGGTCACCGATGTGGAAGTGACGCCGTCGGCAATCATCGGCTTCCTGACCATCTTGAGCTACTCGCTCTACGACATCGTGGTGGTCTTCGACAAGATCCGGGAAAACACTTCGGACATCGCCACCTCCAGCCGGCGGAGCTTCGGATCTGAAGTGAACCTCGCGGTGAATCAGACCTTGGTGCGTTCGATCAATACCTCGATGGTCGCGCTGCTCCCGGTCGCCTCGATCCTGTTCATCGGTTCATTCCTGCTCGGTGCCGGCACGCTCCGGGATATTTCGCTGTCCCTGTTCATCGGCATCATCGTCGGTGGTTTGACCACGGTCTTCATCGCCTCGCCGCTGTACGCGCTGCTGCGCGAGAACGAACCGGCGCTGGTCAAACAGGCTGAGCGGGTGCAGGCCCGGATCGATGCCGAGGCGCGCCGTTCGACGGAGTCCGCGGAAGCTGCGAGCAGCGCTTCCGTCTGAGCTTGAATCGGGGTCCGCAGAGTGCTGCGGACCCCGATGTATTGCTGCTCCGGCAGCCGACCGGCGCGAGCCGGGATCCGGAGGACCTCGCCGGTTTCTAAGCCCACTCGCACGGGCATAGACTAAGAGGATTCGAATGTGAATACCGCAGGCAGCCAGGGGAGGAGGCGCAGATGGATGACCGCATGACGTCGACCGATCAAGGCGTCGAGGTTCCCCCGGAGGCGGAAACCGCAGCCGCGCCGGCGGCGGCCGCGCACCGGCAGATCATTCCTGGCCGCCGGGAACGGACCAGGGCCCGCTTGGCCCGGCTCACCGGAAGGGGTCCGGGCATCCATTCGCCAATCCTGGAACCGCTTTTGCGCGTGGTCCGGGCGAACAATCCGCGCGAGGATTTCGAACTGATCCAACGCGCGTACAGCGTGGCTGAGCGCGCCCATGAAGGCCAGCGGCGCAAAAGCGGGGACCCCTACATCACGCACCCCGTTGCGGTAGCCACGATCCTGGCCGAATTGGGCATGAGCGGATCGACCCTGGCCGCGGCGTTGCTGCACGATACCGTCGAAGACACGCCTTACACCTTGGAAGCCCTCACCGCCGACTTCGGCCCGGAAGTCGCCATGCTGGTGGACGGGGTGACCAAGCTCGACAAAGTGACCTTCGGTGATGCGGCGCAGTCCGAAACCGTCCGCAAGATGGTCGTGGCGATGGCCAAGGACATCCGGGTGCTGGTGATCAAACTGGCCGACCGGCTGCACAATGCGCGTACCTGGCGCTACGTCTCGCCGGAATCGTCGGCACGCAAGGCGCGGGAAACCTTGGAGATCTTCGCCCCCTTGGCGCATCGCCTGGGCATGAACACGATCAAGTGGGAGCTCGAGGACCTGTCCTTCGCCGCACTGTACCCGAAGGTCTACGAAGAGATCGTGCGGATGGTCGAGGACCGGACTCCGGAGCGCGACAAGAACCTGGCCGTGGTCCGTTCGCAGATCAACGAGGACCTGCGCGCCGCGAAAATCAAGGCCGCGATTACCGGTCGACCCAAGCACTATTACTCGATTTACCAGAAGATGATCGTCCGGGACAAAGATTTCGACGACATCAATGACTTGATCGGCGTCCGGGTGCTGGTCGACTCGGTGCGGGACTGCTATGCGGCGCTCGGCGCGATGCACGCGCGTTGGAGCCCGCTGCCCGGCCGGTTCAAGGACTACATCGCGATGCCCAAGTTCAATATGTACCAGTCCCTGCACACCACGGTGATCGGCCCCGGCGGGAAGCCGGTGGAGATCCAAATCCGCACCCATGAGATGCACCAGCGTGCCGAATACGGAGTGGCCGCGCACTGGAAGTACAAAAACCAGGCCGGGAAGTCGCCGGCCGACGGCAATCCGGTGGTCAACAAGGACAGCGACCTGAGCTGGTTGCGGACCTTGGTGGACTGGCAGCAGGAAACCAAAGACCCTTCGGAATTCCTGGATTCGCTGCGCTTCGAGATCAATGCCCGGGAAGTCTTCGTATTCACACCCAAAGGCGATGTGATGGCTTTGCCTGCAGGCTCGACGCCGGTCGATTTCGCCTATGCGGTGCACACCGAAGTCGGGCATCGGACCATCGGGGCCCGGGTCAACGGAAAATTGGTCCCGCTGAACAGCGAGCTGAACCACGGTGATTGGGTGGAAGTCTTCACCTCGAAGGCCGAAGGCGCCGGACCGAGCCAGGACTGGCAGAATTTCGTCAAGAGCGCCCGGGCCCGGAACAAGATCCGGCAATGGTTCAGCAAGGAACGGCGCGAAGAAGCGATCGACAAGGGCAAAGACCTGCTGACCCGGGCGATGCGGAAGCAGAACTTGCCGCTGCAGCGGATGATGACGCACGAGGCTTTGCTGGGCGTCGCGGAAGATCTCCGCTATCCGGACATCTCGGCGTTGTACGCAGCGGTCGGCGACAGCCACGTCTCGGCTGCCAGCGTGGTGGAAAAACTCGTTGAATCCTTGGGCGGGCACGATGCCACCGAGGATGAAATCGGTGCCGCGCCGCTGCCGACGAGCCACCAGCAGCGGCCCCGTTACTCGAGTTCCGGAGTGATGGTGCACGGTCTGGGCGACGTGCTGGTGAAGCTCGCCCGATGCTGCACTCCGGTGCCTCCGGACGCCATCGTCGGGTTCGTCACGAGGGGCTCCGGGGTCTCCGTGCACCGCTCGGATTGCCGCAACGTCGAACCGTTGCGGGAACAGCCCGACCGGATGGTCGAAGTCGAATGGGCGCCCACCCAATCGAGTGTCTTCCTGGTGGAGATCCAAGTGGAAGCATTGGACCGCAAGAGCCTGCTCTCCGACGTCACCCGGGTGCTGTCGGAGAACCACGTGAACATTCTGGCAGCTTCGGTGCACACGTCGAGCGATCGACTGGCAATCTCGCGGTTCGCTTTCGAAATGGGCGACCCGAAGTACCTGAACCACATCCTCAGCGCGGTGCGCAGGATCGATGGGGTCTTCGACGTCTACCGGAGCACCGGCAGCCAGCGGCGGAACTGAACCGGGACTCATCCGGAACCGCTCCCGGACGGCGGCGGACCGTGCTCGATCAGCTCCGAAATCCTGGCCAGCGCACGGTTTTTGTGCGGAACCCGGGGCAGGGATTGCACCGCATTGCGGACCAACGCCAAGGGGCAGCCGAGTTTTCGGCGCTCGGAGATCTGCCAGAGCACTGCGGCCGGGTCCGGCCAATCGGCACTGCTGGGCGTCCGTTGGAAGGCCAGGTCGACGGCGGTGCGCAAAACCGAAGTGATCCGGATCCTGGCCAGCTGGACCACGTCGAACCGGCCGAGCGTGACTTCATGGATTTGCAGTGCGCTGAACGGCGGCAGCGAACCGGCCCGGCGTTTGTGGTCCAGCAATGCGGTCACCCGGGGCGGCTTCGCCGCGCAGCCGTAGACCCAGGCCGCGCTGAATCTGCCCAGGATCACCTTGTGCACCAGACCGGCCGGGATTTCGAAGGACATCGCCAAGGCCCGGTGTTCCGCCGTCTCCGCGGTTCCGGCCGGCAAATAGCCCGAACCGTAGACCCGTTGCAGCACGCCGTCGGCATGCAGGGCGGCCAATTCGACGTCGGCGAACAGCCGGCCCGGGACGATCAATTCATGCGGAGCCGGCGGAATCGGTCGGGCGGCCGCGGCGCCCCAAACACCGGTGCTGATGCGAAGCGAATCCATGGCTCAAGCCTGCCGTTTCTCCGGCCAGGCAGAAAGGGCCGGATCCGAAGTTGTGGAAAACTTGGGATTCGGCCCGTTCAGGCAAGCTGCGGCGACTCAGTCGAGATCGTTTGCCGATCGGCGGATCTGGTCCAGCCAGGCCTCCCGGGCAGCCAGCGCTTCTTCGGTGGTCTTGATCTTCTTGGCATCGCCTTTGCTGCGTGCAGCGGCCAAGTCGTCCTGCAACGATGCGATCGTGGCTTCCAGCTGGGAGAGCGCGCTGTTGGTACGGGCCTTGGCTTCCGGATCGGTGCGCTTCCAGTGCTCGTCCTCGGCTTTCCGGACCGCATCTTCGACCGAGCGCAGCCCGGCTTCTACCCGCTGCATGTCGTTGCGCGGCACTTTGCCGGCCTCTTCCCAACGGTCCCGGATGGATTGCAGGGCCTTTTTGGTGGCCGCCAAGTCCTTGATCGGGAGCAGCGCCTTGGCCTCGACGATGAGCTGTTCTTTGACCACCAGGTTCGCACCGTATTCGGCGTCGATTGCTTCATTGGCTTGCTGCCGGGCGGAGAAGAAGGCGTCCTGGGCGGCGCGGAACCGGGTCCAGAGCGCGTCGTCCTCTTTCTTG
Proteins encoded in this window:
- a CDS encoding RelA/SpoT family protein, which encodes MDDRMTSTDQGVEVPPEAETAAAPAAAAHRQIIPGRRERTRARLARLTGRGPGIHSPILEPLLRVVRANNPREDFELIQRAYSVAERAHEGQRRKSGDPYITHPVAVATILAELGMSGSTLAAALLHDTVEDTPYTLEALTADFGPEVAMLVDGVTKLDKVTFGDAAQSETVRKMVVAMAKDIRVLVIKLADRLHNARTWRYVSPESSARKARETLEIFAPLAHRLGMNTIKWELEDLSFAALYPKVYEEIVRMVEDRTPERDKNLAVVRSQINEDLRAAKIKAAITGRPKHYYSIYQKMIVRDKDFDDINDLIGVRVLVDSVRDCYAALGAMHARWSPLPGRFKDYIAMPKFNMYQSLHTTVIGPGGKPVEIQIRTHEMHQRAEYGVAAHWKYKNQAGKSPADGNPVVNKDSDLSWLRTLVDWQQETKDPSEFLDSLRFEINAREVFVFTPKGDVMALPAGSTPVDFAYAVHTEVGHRTIGARVNGKLVPLNSELNHGDWVEVFTSKAEGAGPSQDWQNFVKSARARNKIRQWFSKERREEAIDKGKDLLTRAMRKQNLPLQRMMTHEALLGVAEDLRYPDISALYAAVGDSHVSAASVVEKLVESLGGHDATEDEIGAAPLPTSHQQRPRYSSSGVMVHGLGDVLVKLARCCTPVPPDAIVGFVTRGSGVSVHRSDCRNVEPLREQPDRMVEVEWAPTQSSVFLVEIQVEALDRKSLLSDVTRVLSENHVNILAASVHTSSDRLAISRFAFEMGDPKYLNHILSAVRRIDGVFDVYRSTGSQRRN
- the yajC gene encoding preprotein translocase subunit YajC, producing MIILLVLFAVVIFFMFRRSRAQQKAQQEQQAKMLPGVEVMTSFGLFGTVQSIDAEDNKVVLEISPGTTATVHRQAVTKIITPAETVEETPMVPDDASSLTGPVQAAAEPGEAKDVASTETAEETLARLNKENNKEQ
- the secF gene encoding protein translocase subunit SecF translates to MAKFINFATFGNELYTGKRSYDFVGKRKIWFSIAAVMVILSIAVPLIKGGFNLGIDFRGGSEFTITNVTDTSTAIGEKAVTDVISGQLPRVSKLAGNTMQVQTEKLSDDETIKVKESLAKEYGVNQDQVASNFVGPTWGADVTNQALIGLIVFVLLATILMALYFRTWKMSLAAIAGMLFVQITTAGIYSVTDVEVTPSAIIGFLTILSYSLYDIVVVFDKIRENTSDIATSSRRSFGSEVNLAVNQTLVRSINTSMVALLPVASILFIGSFLLGAGTLRDISLSLFIGIIVGGLTTVFIASPLYALLRENEPALVKQAERVQARIDAEARRSTESAEAASSASV
- the secD gene encoding protein translocase subunit SecD — its product is MARKGPASEARKILLWLGALTVILALLLTGGTLWWGANPAPKLALDLEGGTQMILAPKVEGGTSINDDQLNQAVSIIRQRVDGTGVAEAQISTSGTNVVVALPGNPSNETRDLIKASANMAFRPVIASAPGQATPADQIQPTPAPTAAPTNPSDSNWVTPDIGQKFQAFSCLPPVSEPDTGADPSKPMVACDLSNGFKYILGPVEVPGSDISDASYGLQQGAQGATTNKWAVNLAFNGEGSTKFREVTTRLNGYYTVNPQDPKSQFAIVLDGQVVSAPTSQAVITDGRSQITGNFNEASSKSLADKLKFGALPISFDIQSEQQVSATLGTQQLEMGLLAGLIGLALVVVYSLFQYRALGLVTVASLIVAGVLTYLAIALLGWSQNYRLSLAGVAGLIVAIGQTADSFIVYFERIRDELREGRGLIAAVENGWKRARRTVLASKAVNLLAAVVLYFVAVGNVRGFAFTLGLTAVADLIVVFMFTHPTLQLLARRKFFSEGHRFSGLSPDRLGAVPLYRGAGRFRTPDDRPAVAKKNIGAVAEAERRQTIAERKLAERTKANDASQDQATEGPDSKVSVKAAKDQD